In Uranotaenia lowii strain MFRU-FL unplaced genomic scaffold, ASM2978415v1 HiC_scaffold_1168, whole genome shotgun sequence, the DNA window ACACGCGGAAAGGTCTTAACTAACAGTTTCAACAGCTTGGTGTATTTGGTTTCGTAATCAGCTCGAGGGAATATTGCTAATGTCAATATCGTGACCAGTGTTCGGGAAGAGGGCGATAGTGGTGTTACTATTAGTAGTAGTAGTAGCAGCAGCATTAGCAGCCGAAACCTTTGCAACTAGAACAGCGTCTCCTTGGACCACTTCCGCGAAGGACCCGGAACGCAAGGATCGACCGGGGACAGCGGCGCCTGGGAACTATCCTCGTCTATTGTCAGAATAGGTAGCTCGAGAATCACAGAGGGACTTTTAATATTAGTGCTATGGTTTTTGATAATAACATTAACTTCAACGCATTTATTGTTACTCTCCCGGTCCTCGTCGTCCTCTACTTGATTGCTAATATCGTCGGTATCGTTCCTACTGTAAGTTCTAGAGCTAGAGTTATTGTTGTTCTTACTGTAATGGGTACTGCTGATCTCATGACCGCTGGGTAAGCGACTGGGTAGACTGCTGGTGCTCCGGCCACTGGTCATCACTTCCGTCGTCGACGTCTGGAGGGTGTTCTTTGGTTGATGAGAGGACACCGCCATTGACGAACAGGCCCTCGGGGATGGTGATCGATCCCGACCCGGCCTTTCGATGATTGCTTTCGTTTCGATTTTCGTCACCAGATTCGCTCGGTCCGGTTTCGATTTGAGCCGACCGCGTCGATTGCTATTTGAAAGACTACTTAAACATCTAATATCATTGGGAGTTTCGATATCAACAAAAACGGTATCACTGGCTGCACCGTACGGTTGATGCTGCACAATCTTTGGCTGTTGACTGTGAATACTGCTGCTGGTGCTACTGCTGACCCCACCGAGGCCAGTGGCAGCCGACAGGGTCCCGGAAGTGCTGGGACCTGCCACTGTGATGGCCATCGGTGTTACGGAACACTCACCTTCGTCTGGAATACTAAGCTCATCGCTATCGGTGCTGAACTGTTGCAAATCTTCATCGGTGTCCGCACAGCTTTCATCAAACACGGAATCGGATCCACAGCTGCGTATATCACTGTCCTGGCAGTCTGCCGACGACATCTTGAAGGAACTAAGCGACGCAAGGGGAGCTCTACGTACAATGACACTACTGCTAGGATTATTATTGGCTATACTAATATCATCTATTCTACTACTACTGCTATAGTTTTGCCGTGGCGGTCTATGGCTATGGCTAGGTTCAGCACCATTCGTATCAGGATATTCGGATATACAGTCGATCGAGCTGTCGTCGTACAGCTGATACTTCCTACTGACAGAATAACGTTCGCGGGTCGACAGACCCCCGGATTTGTGCGTAATGCGTTCACTGGGGCAAGGCGAAGATTTCGGAGTGGCTTCGATGATGTTGATCCCGGGATAGAATGCGTCCCAGTCGGCACAAGTGGCACCCACCGCACCACCATTAACGGTCACGTGGCTGCCCCGACGATCCTCACCACGACACTGCTGCCGCGAGGGTGATCGCGAAATCGGTGGCAAGGAGGACAACCCCAGCGTAATGGCCGAGCATCGTCGCTCCAGAAATGAGCTCTCGGTACTGCAGCAGGTCATCGCACTGCTGCGCCGTGATTCGATAccctgtgaaataaaaaatataaccaCATCTGTAGCTAAGTACTTCTCCAGTCAATTTACAATTCTTATAACAAACTTGTCATAAAAAAGGTAACTCACCCTGCCCGGCACCGACAGGAAGTTCCCGGGCGGATAGCCAACGTCCGCCGTCGTCGTGAACTGATCGAACTCGTCGTCAGCTTCCTCGCCGTCGCTCTCTAAAAAATAGTCATCCTGCCCGAAGCTTTCCCCCATGTTGTAGGCACTGAGAATCCTCGAGGACACCGAAACGCTGTTCCGGTGCCCCCGACTGCTGGCATAGGAATATCGTCGGGGTGGGTTCAACAGGCTGCTGTAGCCACCGCTGATGGACGAGAAGCGTGAGTTCCGATTCAGTAGCGGCGGGGCACTAACGTTTCCCAGGGATAGCAACCGGTCCCGCTTCAGGCCCGGATAGTTCACGTGTAGTTCCTCCTGTAGCAGCGAAAAGGCGGTTGCCTCGATGGCCTCCTGCAGCTCCCGCTCTTCCTCCTCCTGGATGACGGCAGCCGCCACGGCCGCTATCGTCGGATCCTGGCGGGAGAATAAGAATGTTATAAAATCCCGACagatacaaaaatgaataattgtTGCAGTTCTTATGTACATTGCATTCAGAATAGGACATTTGAATAAAGAAAACTGATGTCTTTTCTGGAGTTTTCTGTGGTATTTTTTGTACTTGTTTTTACATGATTAAGTAGATTTTTAGAAttagttttacaaaaatgtacagatttatattttatatgaatATTGAGGAAAGTTTTCGGAATAGAGTGATGAGTAAACCGcgggtttttgataaaaaataacttttaaattgaTCTTTTTGTTGACCTTTAATTCTTAGTTTCAATTACAAAAACTATTATGAATTTAAACACTACAACCTGTCAAAGGTTCTAAGAGTTGTATACacaaatgcatttttttccaaGATTGTGTAATCACTTTATACATTTGAGCGTGATCTGTGATATGTTTTTGGCATTTAGTTTTATCAGTCAATCTTAGCTattccttaaaaataaaatactaaTTTGGCCCCTGGAAAAAAGGGGCAAAAAGGCATAAAAGCTAAAAgatcatcaaatatagttttaaatatgaagaattgTCATGGGATTTAATTCCAACAGTTTTGCACTTTTACCTCTTGGGCTCTATGGgcctcaaatgaaaaaaaaaatccaagaaattattttaaatttttttagtcgAATCGATGAAATGCCTATAGTGAGTGCGCTTATGAAAAATACTTATAGAAGAAAAAACAGTGGTCGGCTCAAATAAAAATCCACCCCTCGTTTTAACCGTAAAATGCCGATATTTTCAGTTTCTCAAAATCTTCCATTTTCAAgcttattgaaataatttttaatgtatttaaagGATAAAACTCCTAAAAAATATTCGT includes these proteins:
- the LOC129759169 gene encoding serine-rich adhesin for platelets-like, yielding DPTIAAVAAAVIQEEEERELQEAIEATAFSLLQEELHVNYPGLKRDRLLSLGNVSAPPLLNRNSRFSSISGGYSSLLNPPRRYSYASSRGHRNSVSVSSRILSAYNMGESFGQDDYFLESDGEEADDEFDQFTTTADVGYPPGNFLSVPGRGIESRRSSAMTCCSTESSFLERRCSAITLGLSSLPPISRSPSRQQCRGEDRRGSHVTVNGGAVGATCADWDAFYPGINIIEATPKSSPCPSERITHKSGGLSTRERYSVSRKYQLYDDSSIDCISEYPDTNGAEPSHSHRPPRQNYSSSSRIDDISIANNNPSSSVIVRRAPLASLSSFKMSSADCQDSDIRSCGSDSVFDESCADTDEDLQQFSTDSDELSIPDEGECSVTPMAITVAGPSTSGTLSAATGLGGVSSSTSSSIHSQQPKIVQHQPYGAASDTVFVDIETPNDIRCLSSLSNSNRRGRLKSKPDRANLVTKIETKAIIERPGRDRSPSPRACSSMAVSSHQPKNTLQTSTTEVMTSGRSTSSLPSRLPSGHEISSTHYSKNNNNSSSRTYSRNDTDDISNQVEDDEDRESNNKCVEVNVIIKNHSTNIKSPSVILELPILTIDEDSSQAPLSPVDPCVPGPSRKWSKETLF